The following coding sequences lie in one Nakaseomyces glabratus chromosome K, complete sequence genomic window:
- the PEX8 gene encoding Pex8p (CAGL0K01221g~Ortholog(s) have protein binding, bridging activity, role in protein import into peroxisome matrix and extrinsic component of intraperoxisomal membrane, peroxisomal importomer complex localization): MVQADERTEVRYLLNLLRSSGHRSNKALHMSLIGNLVYYVPRLKDPKLLAQLANALFDSTLWFQEDVDPSRLLDMAQGMFYWKLEISEPTLPIEEFYSIWNNIFCENQGWSVYKLAILSGACSTLDRYTQLQSQYYIVESPRWIDGLYQNWKYNIFLRSWSQFLSKSSDDSKKDVPRIEVLCLLYCPISRHHDVSRCHAQNVHFPLSFVIIALINLAIVYAIDHPPEDEFLSRNINQVARTLQILLPQCDNPKEISMVLDELCVACFNISYKESSSDMPNKDYSGVKYYSNTLLTFTLTFKGILDTKMKKPKTIFYQILTCMYYLNFIALDFGTIGFESYEYTHNASIAGITSSGDQLTVYSNLLSTFNNNIWHTLKYPNKINDAKLLFLLDFLKRSIEITSLDFGSRMSTSDFINNTILPLKMQYLNSQDETIRDSMHSVMLAVFLNNSSGYELMAWQRKSFLNYLSTAVEQYVIHNMLKPEQIIHIYQSMAFRMTILDKIKLEDEECTLVRETLNYTYLQVKNAKFKEQKITLLKCLIYMIPYINHAYILVWLNNIMQLFDQELGVTTPDDQQLLYNTLWEVIPLVKSTDAALIWWYSTIVPRIRHSKL, translated from the coding sequence ATGGTGCAGGCCGATGAGAGGACGGAAGTCCGgtatttgttgaatttgcTGAGGAGCAGCGGCCATAGGAGCAACAAGGCGCTGCACATGTCTCTGATTGGCAATCTGGTGTACTATGTTCCCCGGCTCAAGGACCCGAAATTGCTCGCCCAGTTGGCGAACGCTCTGTTTGACTCCACTTTGTGGTTTCAAGAGGATGTGGACCCATCAAGGCTGCTAGACATGGCACAAGGAATGTTTTACTGGAAACTGGAGATCAGCGAGCCCACTTTACCCATCGAGGAGTTTTACAGCATTTGGAACAATATATTCTGCGAGAACCAAGGCTGGTCAGTTTACAAGCTGGCGATTTTGAGCGGGGCATGTAGTACTCTCGACAGATACACCCAATTGCAGAGCCAGTATTACATAGTTGAGAGTCCCAGGTGGATAGATGGACTATACCAGAACTGGAAAtacaatattttcttgagATCATGGAGTCAATTTCTGAGCAAGAGCTCAGACGATAGCAAGAAGGACGTTCCTCGGATTGAAGTGTTGTGCTTGCTATACTGCCCAATAAGTAGACACCACGACGTATCACGATGCCACGCCCAGAATGTGCACTTCCCATTGTCGTTTGTGATAATTGCTTTGATTAACCTAGCTATTGTTTATGCAATTGACCATCCTCCAGAAGACGAATTCCTGTCACGGAACATAAACCAAGTTGCTCGGACTTTACAAATCCTATTACCACAATGCGACAACCCTAAGGAAATTAGCATGGTACTCGACGAATTATGCGTTGCTTGTTTCAACATCTCATACAAGGAATCTAGTAGTGACATGCCAAACAAAGACTATTCGGGCGTAAAATACTACTCAAATACTTTATTAACCTTCACCCTAACTTTTAAAGGAATACTTGACACTAAGATGAAAAAACCAAAGACCATTTTCTACCAAATACTTACTTGCATGTACTATTTGAATTTCATTGCACTAGATTTTGGTACCATTGGCTTTGAGTCATACGAATACACACATAATGCATCTATAGCTGGGATAACATCTAGTGGGGACCAGCTGACTGTTTATTCTAACCTACTCAGCACATTCAACAATAACATTTGGCATACTTTAAAATATCCGAACAAGATCAACGACGCTAAGTTGCTTTTCCTTTTAGATTTCCTCAAAAGGTCAATTGAGATTACTTCACTGGATTTTGGTTCACGTATGTCCACGTCtgatttcatcaacaacacCATCTTACCGCTAAAGATGCAGTATTTAAACTCACAAGATGAAACGATTAGAGACTCCATGCATTCTGTTATGCTAGCTGTTTTTCTAAATAACTCATCTGGCTATGAATTGATGGCGTGGCAAAGAAAGAGCTTCTTGAACTATTTATCCACTGCTGTTGAACAGTACGTAATTCACAATATGCTAAAGCCTGAACAAATTATACACATATACCAATCGATGGCGTTCCGTATGACTATCCTCGACAAAATTAAACTCGAGGATGAAGAGTGTACTCTGGTCCGCGAAACTCTCAATTACACGTACTTACAGGTTAAAAACGCAAAATTCAAGGAGCAGAAAATAACTCTTCTGAAATGCTTGATATACATGATACCATACATCAACCACGCTTATATCTTAGTGTGGCTGAACAACATTATGCAACTTTTTGACCAGGAACTGGGTGTCACTACCCCCGATGACCAACAGCTGCTTTACAACACTTTATGGGAAGTCATACCATTGGTGAAGTCCACTGATGCGGCACTAATATGGTGGTACTCTACCATTGTTCCTCGTATCAGGCACAGCAAACTATAA
- the MRPL25 gene encoding mitochondrial 54S ribosomal protein mL59 (CAGL0K01243g~Ortholog(s) have structural constituent of ribosome activity and mitochondrial large ribosomal subunit localization), producing the protein MSSKQYFEQLPKKLKDFFYKYPPSVKYAVKPTSTHAMDANPFLANKHPVTGKYHGAKYSARRMSDIYKLAYRYGVQDLLPQTNKQFFEEKYNNKKFMRGILTPKGHKHELNMEERMKRKAEGIANAEKILAEVKGSKYKRRMEKVQEKKRVGWV; encoded by the coding sequence ATGAGCTCTAAACAGTACTTTGAGCAGCTGCCCAAGAAGTTGAAGGATTTTTTCTATAAGTACCCACCCAGTGTGAAATATGCGGTGAAGCCCACGTCCACACACGCTATGGATGCCAATCCCTTCCTTGCCAACAAGCACCCAGTTACTGGCAAGTATCATGGTGCCAAGTACTCTGCGAGACGAATGAGTGACATATATAAGCTGGCGTACAGGTACGGCGTACAGGATTTACTCCCACAGACCAACAAGCAGTTCTTCGAGGAGAAGtacaacaacaagaagttTATGAGAGGTATCTTGACGCCTAAGGGCCACAAACACGAGCTGAACATGGAGGAGAGAATGAAGAGGAAGGCTGAAGGTATCGCTAATGCTGAGAAGATACTGGCTGAAGTCAAGGGTTCTAAGTACAAGAGAAGAATGGAGAAAGTCCAGGAGAAGAAACGTGTGGGATGGGTATGA
- the PRP38 gene encoding U4/U6-U5 snRNP complex subunit PRP38 (CAGL0K01265g~Ortholog(s) have role in cellular response to biotic stimulus, cellular response to starvation and filamentous growth of a population of unicellular organisms in response to biotic stimulus, more) translates to MSAEFQYESFISEKQLNNQSVSLVIPRITRDKIHNNIYYRCNLHPVSMRGDTMLNLAPIIIRDLGKLRNPYQKPLNATLLLGGSEFKCLLMKLIEIRPTWEQIMTLINEEMVEESFENKYIVALVLVYGRIQYYFLTFSDDYYDDAIKWRRLFKKYLNDYRKLKALDLNVDCWSTSQMQNVELIHLDEIVDWLATKDDIWGIPLGKCQWANVYNDDIEDSSSDSSSSSSDSSSGSESDSDSGPESV, encoded by the coding sequence ATGTCGGCTGAATTCCAATATGAATCGTTTATCTCTGAGAAACAACTAAACAATCAGTCTGTTTCTCTGGTTATACCGAGGATCACTAGAGATAAAATACATAACAACATCTACTACCGATGTAACCTTCATCCAGTATCGATGAGAGGTGATACCATGCTCAATCTAGCACCCATTATAATAAGAGACCTTGGTAAACTAAGGAATCCATACCAGAAACCGCTCAATGCTACATTGTTGCTAGGTGGGTCAGAGTTCAAGTGCTTATTAATGAAACTTATAGAGATAAGGCCTACATGGGAACAAATTATGACTTTAATAAACGAAGAAATGGTGGAGGAGTCCTTTGAGAATAAATACATAGTGGCATTGGTGCTTGTATATGGCAGAATTCAATACTACTTCTTGACTTTTAGTGATGATTATTATGATGATGCTATTAAATGGAGGAGATTAtttaagaaatatttaaatGATTACAGAAAGTTAAAGGCATTGGACCTAAATGTCGATTGCTGGTCAACTTCACAAATGCAAAACGTGGAATTGATCCATCTGGATGAGATAGTAGATTGGCTAGCCACCAAGGATGATATATGGGGTATACCCTTGGGTAAATGCCAATGGGCTAATGTTTATAATGATGATATCGAGGACTCTTCATCGGACAGttcatcctcatcttccGATTCATCCTCAGGCTCTGAGTCAGACTCTGATTCGGGTCCTGAATCAGTATGA
- the SMD1 gene encoding mRNA splicing protein SMD1 (CAGL0K01287g~Ortholog(s) have mRNA binding activity, role in mRNA splicing, via spliceosome and U1 snRNP, U2-type prespliceosome, U4/U6 x U5 tri-snRNP complex, U5 snRNP, commitment complex, cytosol localization), producing the protein MTLLVNFLKKLKNEQVTLELKNGTTVWGTLQSVSSQMNVTVTDVVLSLPKSQSGKVSGGPGALASVYLVNNAQPDKANNDDGSVSLQYMNIRGNTIRQIILPDSLNLDSLLVDEAQVKRLKKASAKPSETNYRKRRNEFSGNTAKRIKRGV; encoded by the coding sequence ATGACTCTGCTAGTGAATTTCTtaaagaaactgaagaaTGAGCAGGTAACACTGGAGTTGAAGAATGGAACCACGGTATGGGGCACGCTGCAGTCGGTGTCATCGCAGATGAACGTTACTGTTACGGACGTGGTGTTATCGCTTCCGAAGTCTCAATCAGGGAAGGTCTCTGGTGGTCCAGGTGCGCTGGCCTCAGTTTACTTGGTCAACAACGCACAACCGGACAAAGCCAACAATGATGACGGTAGTGTTTCTTTGCAATATATGAACATTAGAGGCAACACGATTAGACAGATTATACTCCCGGACTCGCTGAACTTGGATTCTTTGCTTGTGGATGAAGCTCAGGTGAAGAGACTGAAGAAAGCCAGTGCAAAGCCTAGCGAAACCAATTatagaaagagaagaaacGAGTTCAGTGGTAACACAGCCAAGAGAATAAAAAGAGGTGTTTGA
- the UPF3 gene encoding Upf3p (CAGL0K01309g~Ortholog(s) have mRNA binding activity, role in DNA recombination, nuclear-transcribed mRNA catabolic process, 3'-5' exonucleolytic nonsense-mediated decay, protein ubiquitination and cytoplasm, nucleolus, polysome localization) yields the protein MADGSDRRRRRRKGAGAAGAAGSAGTGGNSDAGKKDTSKEASKAGSSANGNANGNDNGGSNASAKSNSKGNAKGASKGKGKDRRRNKGKEDKKDDKKGVSKVKRSGRKNEPGPKNSKTTKKKEAQRVQSALEQDYKKLVVRLLPPMLTETQFWSTVGAPTLENKQQYFDAHGIVEHYFHQGDAYAKFATMNARKKSYSRMYLIFKDIDHAKKYVLAIKDLTFTDDHDNSNNPTFKISQYVKLFASGSTKQKSGSALEGTIDDDKIFKNFLKSMKYVREHQFEEDVEGISMLRPIEKELALKRERKELAEKAAQHAIAKLTGVSESDKKKKKRKKKKKGAVEETPKEKKKRKRNKKKKEKKKKASEGNEPKADSNNFVILEKAGKQVLKERLAKKGSMTALPALTPDKPKVPKILKRNI from the coding sequence ATGGCTGACGGTAGTGACAGGCGCAGGCGCAGGCGGAAAGGTGCTGGTGCCGCTGGTGCCGCTGGTAGTGCTGGTACAGGTGGGAACAGTGATGCCGGTAAGAAGGACACCAGCAAAGAGGCTAGTAAAGCCGGAAGCAGTGCCAATGGCAATGCCAATGGCAACGACAATGGCGGTAGCAATGCCAGTGCCAAGAGTAATAGTAAGGGCAACGCCAAAGGTGCCTCTAAGGGTAAAGGGAAAGACCGGAGACGCAACAAGGGCAAGGAGGACAAGAAGGATGACAAGAAAGGTGTATCGAAGGTTAAACGGAGCGGGCGCAAGAACGAGCCTGGGCCCAAGAACAGTAAGACCactaagaagaaagaagctCAGCGTGTGCAGAGTGCGCTCGAGCAGGACTACAAGAAGCTGGTGGTGCGTTTGCTGCCGCCAATGCTGACAGAGACGCAGTTCTGGAGCACAGTCGGTGCACCGACCCTCGAGAACAAGCAGCAATACTTTGATGCGCACGGGATAGTGGAGCACTACTTCCACCAGGGCGACGCATATGCCAAATTTGCCACAATGAACGCACGCAAGAAGTCATACTCCCGGATGTACTTGATCTTCAAGGACATTGACCATGCCAAGAAGTACGTGCTGGCGATCAAGGACCTGACTTTCACGGACGACCACGACAACTCAAACAATCCAACTTTCAAGATATCGCAGTATGTCAAGCTGTTTGCCAGTGGGTCCACAAAGCAGAAGTCGGGCTCTGCTCTCGAGGGCACCATCGATGACGACAAGATattcaagaacttcttgaaatctATGAAGTATGTGCGTGAACACCAGTTTGAAGAAGACGTGGAAGGGATCAGCATGCTGCGGCCCATAGAGAAAGAGCTGGCTCTGAAACGGGAGCGCAAAGAGCTCGCTGAGAAGGCAGCACAGCACGCCATAGCTAAGCTGACTGGTGTCAGCGAATctgacaagaagaagaagaagcgcaagaagaagaagaaaggtgCTGTAGAAGAGACAccaaaggagaagaagaaacgtaagagaaacaagaagaagaaggagaagaagaagaaagccAGCGAAGGAAACGAACCGAAGGCAGACTCCAATAACTTTGTTATATTAGAGAAAGCAGGAAAACAGGTCCTGAAGGAGAGATTGGCCAAGAAGGGATCCATGACTGCCCTGCCAGCGCTCACACCAGACAAGCCAAAGGTGCCGAAAATCTTGAAACGAAACATATAG
- the SIT4 gene encoding type 2A-related serine/threonine-protein phosphatase SIT4 (CAGL0K01331g~Ortholog(s) have protein serine/threonine phosphatase activity) translates to MDTASNRRGPDEWLETVKKCQALTENEMKQLCEMVKELLMEESNIQPVMTPVTVCGDIHGQFHDLLELFRTSGGFPDDDVNYIFLGDYVDRGYYSLETFTLLMCLKVKYPAKITLVRGNHESRQITQVYGFYEECLNKYGSTTVWKYCCQVFDFLTLAAIIDGKILCVHGGLSPEIRMLDQIRVLSRAQEVPHEGGFSDLLWSDPDNVEAWQVSPRGAGWLFGSKVAREFNHVNGLNLIARAHQLVMEGFKYHFPEKDVVTVWSAPNYCYRCGNVASVMKVDEDLEPTFKIFSAVPDDYINQDASSPTTNNGNSGSNSQRAGYFL, encoded by the coding sequence ATGGACACGGCTAGTAACAGGAGGGGCCCTGATGAGTGGCTTGAGACGGTGAAGAAGTGCCAGGCGCTGACGGAGAACGAGATGAAGCAGCTGTGTGAGATGGTGAAGGAGCTGCTGATGGAGGAGAGCAACATCCAGCCGGTGATGACGCCTGTGACGGTGTGTGGGGATATCCACGGGCAGTTCCACGATTTGCTGGAGCTTTTCCGGACCTCTGGCGGGTTTCCGGACGACGATGTGAACTATATATTCCTGGGGGACTATGTGGATCGTGGGTACTACAGTTTGGAGACGTTCACGCTGCTGATGTGTTTGAAAGTGAAGTACCCGGCGAAGATCACGCTGGTGAGGGGCAACCACGAGTCCCGCCAGATTACGCAAGTGTACGGTTTTTATGAGGAGTGTCTGAACAAGTACGGCTCGACCACGGTGTGGAAGTACTGCTGCCAAGTGTTCGACTTCTTGACACTGGCAGCCATCATAGACGGTAAGATACTGTGTGTGCACGGTGGTCTGTCTCCCGAGATAAGGATGCTGGACCAGATTAGAGTGCTGTCCAGAGCACAAGAGGTGCCACACGAGGGTGGGTTTTCGGACTTGCTGTGGAGTGACCCAGACAACGTCGAGGCATGGCAAGTATCACCCAGAGGTGCCGGGTGGCTATTTGGCAGCAAAGTAGCTAGAGAGTTCAACCACGTTAACGGCCTGAACCTGATAGCCAGAGCGCACCAGTTGGTCATGGAAGGTTTCAAGTATCATTTCCCTGAGAAAGACGTAGTAACAGTATGGTCTGCTCCAAACTACTGCTACAGATGCGGTAACGTAGCCAGTGTAATGAAGGTAGACGAGGACCTGGAGCCCACTTTCAAGATATTCTCTGCGGTACCGGATGACTACATAAACCAGGACGCATCTTCCCCGACTACTAACAACGGAAACTCAGGTTCCAACTCACAGAGAGCTGGATACTTCTTGTAA
- the NPC2 gene encoding sterol transporter (CAGL0K01353g~Ortholog(s) have role in intracellular sterol transport and extracellular region, fungal-type vacuole lumen localization): MQVKSLISSVALWGCAFTVANPIIGWGIGDVDKKAPMPPGFGETKPIPGDSPLKMCDIAEGQLLEITKLDLVPNPPKRGSKLVIKASGEIFETIEEGAYVDVEVRLGYIKLLTQTYDLCEILEDNDVDGLTCPIKKGKYDNLSKDVDIPQEVPPGKYLVTARAYTNDDDLITCITGEVYFPPPGI, translated from the coding sequence ATGCAGGTTAAGAGTTTGATTAGCAGTGTAGCGTTGTGGGGATGTGCATTCACTGTGGCTAATCCTATTATTGGGTGGGGTATTGGCGATGTGGATAAGAAAGCTCCAATGCCTCCTGGATTTGGTGAAACAAAGCCTATCCCTGGGGATTCGCCACTGAAGATGTGTGACATCGCCGAGGGGCAGTTGCTAGAGATAACTAAATTAGATCTGGTTCCAAACCCACCCAAGAGGGGATCGAAGCTGGTGATAAAGGCCAGTGGTGAGATATTTGAGACCATTGAAGAAGGCGCATATGTTGATGTGGAAGTAAGGCTTGGGTACATTAAACTTTTGACGCAAACTTACGACCTTTGTGAAATACTGGAAGACAACGACGTAGACGGGCTGACCTGTCCAATCAAGAAGGGCAAATACGACAACTTATCAAAGGATGTCGATATCCCACAAGAGGTCCCACCAGGAAAGTACCTTGTGACCGCAAGGGCATACACAAACGACGATGACCTAATAACTTGCATCACAGGCGAGGTGTATTTCCCACCACCTGGAATCTAA
- the MRP10 gene encoding mitochondrial 37S ribosomal protein mS37 (CAGL0K01375g~Ortholog(s) have structural constituent of ribosome activity, role in mitochondrial translation and mitochondrial small ribosomal subunit localization): MSGKPPIHRLPPLPRLKVKKPIITQEANKCLVLMSNLLQCWSSNGHMSTVCEGLAKELKLCTAERAMGKGTQTQKSNINYHAARLYPKINGNPHD, from the coding sequence ATGTCCGGAAAACCACCTATTCATAGACTACCACCTTTGCCCAGACTCAAGGTGAAGAAGCCTATCATAACACAGGAAGCTAACAAATGTCTAGTGCTGATGTCTAATCTGCTTCAGTGTTGGTCTTCTAATGGTCATATGAGCACAGTTTGTGAGGGTTTGGCTAAAGAACTGAAGCTTTGTACAGCAGAAAGAGCAATGGGTAAAGGCACACAGACCCAAAAAAGCAACATCAACTACCATGCTGCCAGACTATACCCTAAGATTAACGGTAATCCACACGATTAA
- the FAD1 gene encoding FMN adenylyltransferase (CAGL0K01397g~Flavin mononucleotide adenylyltransferase (FMNAT); catalyzes the formation of the essential flavocoenzyme flavin adenine dinucleotide (FAD) and plays an important role in flavocoenzyme homeostasis regulation), with amino-acid sequence MRLGDAAELCYNLTSSYLQIAAESDSIIAQTQRAINTTKSILINETFPKWSPLNGEISFSYNGGKDCQVLLLLYLSCLWEYYIVKLSQSQFDGKFHRFPLTKLPTVFIDHDDTFKTLENFIEETSLRYSLSLYESDRDKCETMAEAFETFLQVFPETKAIVIGIRHTDPFGEHLKPIQKTDANWPDFYRLQPLLHWNLANIWSFLLYSNEPICELYRYGFTSLGNVEETLPNPHLRKDKNSTPLKLNFEWEIENRYKHNEVTKAEPIPIADEDLVKIENLHEDYYPGWYLVDDKLERAGRIKKK; translated from the coding sequence ATGCGTTTGGGTGACGCTGCAGAGCTTTGCTATAACCTAACGAGCTCTTACCTGCAGATTGCTGCTGAGAGTGATTCCATTATCGCACAGACACAGAGAGCAATAAATACAACTAAATCTATACTGATCAATGAAACTTTTCCGAAGTGGTCACCATTGAATGGTGAAATATCGTTTTCCTATAATGGAGGCAAAGACTGCCAGGTGCTGTTATTACTATATTTAAGCTGTCTCTGGGAATACTACATTGTGAAGTTAAGTCAATCCCAGTTTGATGGAAAGTTTCATAGATTTCCTTTGACCAAACTACCCACTGTTTTTATCGACCATGATGATACGTTCAAGACTTTAGAGAATTTTATCGAGGAAACGTCACTGCGATATTCACTGTCCTTATATGAATCTGACCGAGATAAGTGTGAGACAATGGCTGAAGCTTTTGAAACATTTCTACAGGTATTTCCCGAGACAAAAGCCATTGTCATCGGTATAAGACACACTGATCCATTTGGCGAGCATTTAAAGCCTATTCAAAAGACAGATGCTAATTGGCCAGATTTCTATCGTCTACAACCTTTGTTGCATTGGAATCTAGCCAACATCTGGAGTTTTCTACTATATTCCAACGAGCCTATTTGTGAGTTGTACAGATACGGGTTTACCTCTCTCGGGAATGTGGAAGAGACACTTCCTAATCCACACTTGAGGAAGGATAAGAATTCAACTCCGTTAAAACTGAACTTTGAGTGGGAGATTGAAAATAGATATAAACATAACGAAGTCACTAAAGCTGAACCTATACCCATTGCCGATGAGGACTTGGTCAAAATAGAGAACCTCCATGAAGATTACTACCCAGGTTGGTACCTAGTCGATGACAAACTTGAAAGAGCAGGAagaattaaaaagaaatga
- the MTF2 gene encoding Mtf2p (CAGL0K01419g~Ortholog(s) have RNA binding activity, role in mRNA processing, mitochondrial translation and mitochondrion localization) produces the protein MLRRSSIVSVTRSGSRYFHSSIKLRKEEKSNISGNKEYEDQSTVDAAATQIEQNLYNSVFERVKQKQNLRKKQASSSFILDHFFSGNEEKQNPHIIFGGESKAKAKSDQNLVDYLTGRIDSESNLSSFKSTNLRKYPVSLTSTSLLDEDTASAQNVIKDLKDNLKNVNTVSRLETPQNLKLVFNKKTLEEITIKEKFKGTLELLLKPYMDNLIEAINDDHDLLVKAEQLLKLYENRDKKWDNRESGEVKVILDHLKTTCTDNPTELPQPYRVSLPYVIVKLLERQTFEFSTDRLYRIITYIYNYCKSSPDITLYLNVCNVDFYNSLLSLSWESYSEIKQIRHITSEMKINGIFGDISTIEKLNKIVGEAREFNDNIPTVDELGNIQKKYNSVSVVWDKDSPNDLRMVEIYLRDLKERLTN, from the coding sequence ATGCTACGTCGGAGCTCAATCGTCTCGGTTACGAGGTCAGGATCCCGGTACTTTCATAGCTCCATAAAACTTCGaaaggaagagaaaagtaATATATCTGGCaataaagaatatgaaGACCAATCTACAGTAGATGCTGCAGCTACTCAGATAGAACAGAACTTATACAACTCAGTGTTTGAAAGAGTCAAACAGAAGCAGAATCTTAGGAAGAAACAAGCCAGTTCGTCCTTTATTCTTGATCATTTCTTTAGTGGTAATGAGGAGAAACAAAACCCACATATAATATTTGGTGGTGAATCCAAAGCTAAGGCAAAATCTGACCAAAATTTAGTTGACTATTTGACTGGCCGCATTGATTCAGAGAGCAACCTCTCAAGCTTCAAGAGCACCAATTTGAGGAAGTATCCTGTTTCTTTGACCAGTACAAGCTTGCTAGATGAAGATACTGCATCAGCTCAAAACGTTATTAAAGATTTGAAGGACAACTTAAAGAACGTCAATACTGTTTCAAGACTGGAGACTCctcaaaacttgaaattggtATTCAACAAGAAAACCCTCGAAGAGATCACAATCAAAGAGAAATTCAAAGGTACTTTGGAGCTGCTTTTGAAACCTTACATGGATAACCTCATAGAAGCAATAAACGACGATCATGATCTTTTGGTGAAAGCTGAACAGTTACTGAAACTATATGAAAATAGAGATAAGAAATGGGATAACCGGGAATCTGGTGAAGTCAAAGTTATTTTAGATCATTTGAAAACTACATGTACGGATAATCCAACAGAGTTACCACAACCATACCGAGTTTCACTTCCATACGTAATAGTTAAATTGCTCGAAAGGCAAACTTTTGAATTCTCCACTGATAGACTATACCGTATCATTACTTACATCTACAATTATTGTAAAAGTTCCCCTGATATTACATTATATTTGAATGTGTGCAATGTTGATTTCTACAACTCGCTACTATCGCTATCATGGGAAAGTTACTCCGAGATAAAGCAGATCCGTCACATCACATCTGAGATGAAGATCAATGGTATATTCGGAGATATATCAACAATTGAGAAGCTGAACAAGATAGTAGGCGAAGCTCGCGAATTTAACGATAACATTCCAACTGTGGATGAACTTGGAAATATCCAGAAGAAATACAACTCAGTGTCGGTAGTCTGGGATAAGGATTCACCCAATGATTTACGCATGGTGGAGATCTACCTACGTGACTTGAAGGAACGTTTAACCAATTAG